Proteins from a genomic interval of Phlebotomus papatasi isolate M1 chromosome 3, Ppap_2.1, whole genome shotgun sequence:
- the LOC129807510 gene encoding uncharacterized protein LOC129807510 isoform X2 encodes MKNLICWILLAAILVHKGFSVTNITEAPDDEDDDDWDDEDDSSEADDDGRVYKNPRNSPSTECPRDEEQATLLKQKCLRKCSSDEDCKSKKKKCLCAGACGMSCIKPDRECPELEKPELGEINYSGRLFGSRATYTCQHGFHVVGLQSRLCLADGTWAGEEPACKKNIYCLTPPTIEHARHSALPEQATFDLDATVQYNCHIGYVTNGFPRAKCLAIDGHANWYGPDISCEPQSCGQPPDPLNGFHSGECYTFGCLIRYHCSEGYELVGKAERHCDSNGSWTPQLVPNCVLVTSVQCPPPENPKNGRAIYTSCSYNSISSYECKYGYTLIGDSSRRCGADKKWSGTLPICKEINCEHPGVLYNGWLENIETGTGLGASIIFRCQPGMLLKGHSSTVCQIDGRWRYPVPQCLAPCVVPTISQGIVIPNENEYDFNGTTLATPGIGSISKVQHGTILEVMCDEHYEFPISSLSPPICNNGTWSVIPRCVPARCKNMPKPPKNGMVLAPKTEHGMKARFKCKDGFNLTGPGGKEITDPNEYVLTCSFGNWTGITPACQEVYCSFPGYISNGKVLLVGNMGLYDYRPYVRKIINNKQIMYDCDKGYVLSEGPVGATCIGGLWRPTELPSCLLGQHPRLRWNRKRRSASMSFKYNRYLSWVKDYLNRLAFDDIEKGKNRFNTKNAERKDIYPLTYYRNIDNYTSLPVFPTSHTREKRQLSDIERAYSKYYQKIKEKYKNYVKHLLGYSNAKHSNNSLPNRSRTTSKDRIQGQDRHWLNTYNNPEMWSRYRATHKSRTGGHENISQDDSTKVIIPDINDSRDSSEEFQLKVNELLNQEPEYLPPNKLRKYDQEALKNYRHKLEEISSLQLHHIVKNSTDSDLPSIIAQLKSEIVRKKRAIHDARTNFTTDKILNDEHGNDTISGKKNRLRIPCEPLTPEIFSSIEIVRPGKNDTVEYSSGTIVKLSCLKGQLNFQNPNSTAKCVKGRWKPIKPTCITKPCTIPTADNGNYFAINPKSPKEIIGSLKPFEDVENGQRVVFRCSPGFNIQGSHNLGCNDGEWDAPAFPECMAAPCILPQLSHAAYLGGYRAELTIANGSSVSVQCENSPVSSIVQMECILGQLNPPTVNCQTGSRKSREEFSGTNTLEKTEEESEEGSEEETSSEEEGKTDCGPPTRMDAALVYKNSEELDSAKVTYPTGTEITFNCIASVPGERSTWKIICEDGVWIGRALNCLNTSCMFHNNEPNVVSFYNDLEIREETVEFPPGATIISRCVDIGKFVLVGSNVRSCIHSEWNATKPICYGLNQENDYAMEKSPTILFRHQNGPIAQSNDGKLIVYPGTTLHMECLWMRRFGNPKWNVSHEFRKYPEGWVTDENRDPQLEYRLSIFNAVEEDSGIYSCQTPARHEHAVEVVVKTINCPEIPTRRGLIMSTTDTKLSTKVVFSCANGNSLIGASEIICLPSSNWSAPLPVCESKIHNPNEKSDNRKHDQGFLSKGVECGDIPLLTSSNGTVPRVAVLSREVGGRASFSCPSGYGLRGSSESVCLPSGEWAQPFPTCVEVQCDNPGAPQNGYAQGSAPYRAGDVVQFNCNPEYMMQGQPIIACQDNGRWSGGLPKCVQACSYPGTAISGRMSSVKFYYAIGESITFTCDSGLILRGAKMLKCLRNGKWSNAIPTCVNAEATEDTPDRQLTKSGRSSKSN; translated from the exons atgaAAAATCTCATTTGCTGGATTCTTCTCGCAGCCATATTGGTTCACAAGG GATTTTCCGTGACAAATATAACTGAGGCCCCAGACGATGAGGATGATGATGATTGGGATGACGAAGATGATTCGTCGGAGGCTGACGATGACGGGAGGGTGTACAAAAATCCACGAAATTCACCATCCACAGAATGCCCCCGTGATGAAGAACAAGCTACACTTCTCAAACAGAAATGCTTAAGAAAATGCTCTTCCGACGAAGATTGCAAGAGCAAGAAAAAGAAATGCCTCTGTGCAGGAGCATGTGGCATGTCCTGCATTAAACCTG atCGAGAATGTCCAGAATTAGAGAAGCCTGAATTAGGAGAGATTAATTATTCGGGACGCCTCTTCGGTTCACGGGCTACATACACTTGTCAACATGGATTCCATGTCGTTGGACTGCAGAGTCGACTATGTCTTGCCGATGGAACTTGGGCTGGAGAAGAACCGGCCTGCAAAAAGAATA TCTACTGTTTGACACCTCCAACGATTGAACATGCTCGTCACTCTGCCCTACCGGAACAGGCTACCTTTGACTTAGATGCTACAGTGCAGTACAACTGCCATATCGGATATGTTACCAATGGGTTTCCCCGTGCTAAGTGTCTTGCAATAGATGGACATGCCAATTGGTATGGTCCTGATATCTCATGTGAGC CTCAAAGTTGTGGTCAACCCCCCGATCCTCTAAATGGCTTCCATTCTGGCGAATGTTACACTTTTGGATGTTTAATCCGATATCACTGTAGCGAAGGATACGAATTGGTTGGAAAAGCTGAACGTCATTGCGATTCAAATGGTTCATGGACACCACAATTGGTGCCCAACTGCGTTT TGGTTACATCGGTTCAATGTCCTCCACCTGAGAATCCTAAGAATGGTCGCGCCATTTATACCAGTTGCTCTTACAACTCAATTTCGAGTTACGAATGTAAATATGGATACACACTGATTGGCGATAGCTCCAGAAGATGTGGTGCAGATAAAAAATGGTCTGGAACACTTCCAATTTGCAAAG AAATTAACTGTGAACACCCAGGAGTGCTCTATAATGGTTGGCTTGAAAATATAGAAACTGGAACAGGTTTAGGTGCCAGCATAATATTTAGATGCCAACCAGGAATGCTTCTCAAGGGACATTCTTCAACAGTTTGTCAGATAGATGGCCGCTGGAGATATCCAGTTCCTCAATGTTTAGCACCATGTGTTGTGCCCACCATATCTCAGGGTATAGTAAttcccaatgaaaatgaatatgATTTTAATGGAACGACACTAGCAACACCTGGAATTGGAAGCATATCCAAAGTACAGCACGGTACAATTCTCGAAGTGATGTGTGATGAACATTATGAATTTCCCATTTCTTCGCTTTCGCCGCCTATTTGCAATAATGGTACTTGGAGTGTAATTCCAAGATGTGTCCCTGCACGATGCAAGAATATGCCTAAACCACCTAAAAATGGGATGGTTCTTGCACCAAAAACTGAGCATGGCATGAAGGCGCGTTTCAAATGCAAAGACGGATTTAATTTAACGGGACCGGGTGGAAAAGAAATTACAGATCCTAATGAATATGTCTTGACGTGTTCATTTGGTAACTGGACTGGAATTACACCGGCTTGTCAGGAAGTATATTGCTCTTTCCCAGGTTATATATCCAATGGAAAAGTGCTCCTTGTAGGAAATATGGGGCTCTATGACTATAGGCCATATGTGCGAAAG ATCATTAACAACAAGCAAATTATGTATGATTGTGATAAAGGCTATGTCTTAAGTGAAGGTCCTGTAGGTGCAACGTGCATAGGGGGTCTTTGGCGTCCTACAGAATTACCAAG CTGTCTACTGGGTCAACACCCACGATTGCGATGGAACCGGAAACGTCGCTCAGCATCAATGTCATTTAAATACAATAGATATCTTAGCTGGGTTAAGGATTATCTCAATCGCCTTGCTTTTGATGACATTGAGAAGGGAAAAAATCGCTTCAACACAAAAAATGCTGAGAGAAAAGATATTTATCCTTTAACTTATTATCGAAATATCGATAATTACACATCACTTCCTGTTTTCCCTACTAGTCACACAAGAGAAAAGCGACAATTGTCTGATATAGAAAGAGCGTATTCTAAATACTATCAAAAGATCAAAGAGAAGtacaaaaattatgtaaaacatTTGTTGGGATATAGTAATGCAAAGCATTCCAATAATTCACTGCCCAACAGAAGTCGCACTACATCTAAAGATCGGATTCAAGGGCAAGACAGACACTGGCTAAATACTTACAATAATCCAGAAATGTGGTCAAGATACAGAGCTACTCATAAATCCCGTACTGGTGGGCATGAGAATATAAGTCAAGATGATAGTACTAAAGTCATAATTCCCGATATTAATGATAGTAGAGATTCGAGTGAAGAATTTCAATTAAAGGTAAATGAATTGTTAAACCAAGAGCCTGAATACCTTCCACCGAACAAACTCCGAAAATACGATCAAGAAGCATTAAAAAACTATCGACATAAATTGGAAGAAATTTCAAGCTTACAGCTTCACCATATTGTGAAAAATTCAACAGATTCTGATCTTCCCAGTAtaattgctcaattaaaatCTGAAATAGTACGAAAAAAACGAGCTATTCACGATGCACGAACTAATTTCACAAccgataaaatattaaatgatgAGCACGGAAATGATACCATAAGcggtaaaaaaaatcgtttaagGATACCATGTGAACCACTAACTCCGGAAATATTTTCAAGTATTGAAATTGTTCGACCAGGAAAGAATGATACTGTAGAGTACAGTTCTGGAACAATTGTAAAACTGTCTTGTCTCAAAGGTCAGCTAAACTTTCAAAATCCCAATTCAACTGCTAAATGTGTAAAAGGTCGCTGGAAACCGATAAAGCCAACGTGCATAACAA AACCCTGTACCATTCCTACGGCAGACAATGGTAATTATTTTGCTATAAATCCGAAAAGTCCTAAGGAAATCATCGGATCACTAAAACCATTTGAGGATGTGGAGAATGGACAAAGAGTTGTTTTCCGATGTTCACCTGGTTTTAATATACAG GGATCGCACAATTTGGGTTGCAATGACGGTGAATGGGATGCACCAGCTTTTCCAGAATGCATGGCTGCCCCATGTATTCTACCACAGCTTTCACATGCTGCTTATTTG GGTGGCTATAGAGCAGAACTAACAATCGCAAACGGCAGTTCCGTGTCAGTGCAATGTGAGAATAGTCCAGTAAGTTCAATTGTTCAAATGGAATGCATTCTTGGACAATTAAATCCACCAACCGTCAATTGTCAAACGGGCTCAAGAAAATCCCGTGAAGAATTTTCCGGTACAAATACTTTGGAAAAGACCGAAGAGGAATCTGAAGAAGGAAGTGAAGAAGAGACCAGTAGTGAagaagaaggaaaaactgaTTGTGGTCCACCAACAAGGATGGATGCAGCTTTAGTCTATAA AAATAGTGAAGAACTTGATAGCGCTAAAGTCACTTATCCAACTGGAACGGAAATTACGTTCAATTGTATTGCAAGTGTTCCTGGAGAAAGAAGTACatggaaaattatttgtgaggatGGCGTTTGGATTGGAAGGGCACTAAATTGCT TAAATACTTCATGCATGTTTCACAACAATGAACCAAATGTTGTAAGCTTCTACAATGACTTGGAAATACGCGAGGAAACAGTTGAATTTCCACCTGGAGCAACAATTATTTCTCG ATGTGTTGATATTGGTAAATTTGTGCTTGTGGGAAGCAATGTGCGAAGCTGTATTCACTCCGAGTGGAATGCAACCAAACCAATTTGCTATGGCTTAAATCAGGAGAATGATTATGCCA tgGAAAAATCACCTACTATATTATTCCGACACCAAAATGGTCCCATTGCTCAGAGCAATGATGGCAAGTTGATTGTATATCCCGGAACTACATTACATATGGAATGTCTGTGGATGAGACGCTTTGGCAATCCTAAGTGGAATGTTAGCCATGAATTCAGAAAATATCCAGAAGGATGGGTCACAGATGAAAATCGTGATCCGCAACTTGAATACAGATTGAGTATTTTTAATGCTGTCGAAGAGGATTCTGGAATTTATTCGTGTCAAACACCAGCCAGACATGAGCACGCCGTAGAGGTTGTAGTTAAG acaatAAATTGTCCAGAGATTCCGACAAGACGTGGTCTGATAATGAGTACCACAGACACAAAACTGAGTACAAAAGTCGTATTTTCGTGCGCTAATGGTAATTCATTGATTGGCGCATCGGAAATCATATGCTTGCCAAGCTCAAACTGGAGTGCTCCCCTACCAGTCTGTGAGAGTAAGATTCATAATCCTAACGAAAAATCCGATAATCGGAAACATGACCAAGGATTTTTATCTAAAGGTGTCGAATGTGGTGATATTCCACTGTTGACATCTTCCAACGGAACTGTACCACGCGTGGCCGTTTTATCTCGTGAGGTAGGCGGCCGTGCATCATTTTCCTGCCCCTCCGGTTATGGTTTACGCGGTTCTTCGGAATCCGTGTGCTTACCATCTGGAGAATGGGCTCAACCTTTTCCCACGTGTGTAG AAGTTCAATGCGATAACCCGGGAGCCCCCCAGAATGGTTATGCACAGGGTTCGGCGCCATATAGGGCCGGTGATGTTGTTCAATTTAATTGTAATCCTGAATATATGATGCAAGGACAGCCCATAATTGCATGCCAAGACAATGGACGGTGGTCCGGTGGATTGCCAAAAT GTGTACAAGCGTGCTCATATCCAGGAACGGCAATCAGTGGACGGATGTCAtcagtgaaattttattatgcCATTGGTGAGAGTATCACTTTCACATGTGATTCAGGATTAATTCTGCGCGGTGCAAAAATGCTAAAATGCCTTAGAAATGGAAAGTGGTCTAATGCAATACCCACTTGTGTGAATGCAGAGGCTACGGAAGATACACCTGACAGGCAATTGACTAAATCTGGGCGTAGTTCAAAGTCCAATTAA
- the LOC129807510 gene encoding uncharacterized protein LOC129807510 isoform X4, with the protein MKNLICWILLAAILVHKGFSVTNITEAPDDEDDDDWDDEDDSSEADDDGRVYKNPRNSPSTECPRDEEQATLLKQKCLRKCSSDEDCKSKKKKCLCAGACGMSCIKPDRECPELEKPELGEINYSGRLFGSRATYTCQHGFHVVGLQSRLCLADGTWAGEEPACKKNIYCLTPPTIEHARHSALPEQATFDLDATVQYNCHIGYVTNGFPRAKCLAIDGHANWYGPDISCEPQSCGQPPDPLNGFHSGECYTFGCLIRYHCSEGYELVGKAERHCDSNGSWTPQLVPNCVLVTSVQCPPPENPKNGRAIYTSCSYNSISSYECKYGYTLIGDSSRRCGADKKWSGTLPICKEINCEHPGVLYNGWLENIETGTGLGASIIFRCQPGMLLKGHSSTVCQIDGRWRYPVPQCLAPCVVPTISQGIVIPNENEYDFNGTTLATPGIGSISKVQHGTILEVMCDEHYEFPISSLSPPICNNGTWSVIPRCVPARCKNMPKPPKNGMVLAPKTEHGMKARFKCKDGFNLTGPGGKEITDPNEYVLTCSFGNWTGITPACQEVYCSFPGYISNGKVLLVGNMGLYDYRPYVRKIINNKQIMYDCDKGYVLSEGPVGATCIGGLWRPTELPSCLLGQHPRLRWNRKRRSASMSFKYNRYLSWVKDYLNRLAFDDIEKGKNRFNTKNAERKDIYPLTYYRNIDNYTSLPVFPTSHTREKRQLSDIERAYSKYYQKIKEKYKNYVKHLLGYSNAKHSNNSLPNRSRTTSKDRIQGQDRHWLNTYNNPEMWSRYRATHKSRTGGHENISQDDSTKVIIPDINDSRDSSEEFQLKVNELLNQEPEYLPPNKLRKYDQEALKNYRHKLEEISSLQLHHIVKNSTDSDLPSIIAQLKSEIVRKKRAIHDARTNFTTDKILNDEHGNDTISGKKNRLRIPCEPLTPEIFSSIEIVRPGKNDTVEYSSGTIVKLSCLKGQLNFQNPNSTAKCVKGRWKPIKPTCITKPCTIPTADNGNYFAINPKSPKEIIGSLKPFEDVENGQRVVFRCSPGFNIQGSHNLGCNDGEWDAPAFPECMAAPCILPQLSHAAYLGGYRAELTIANGSSVSVQCENSPVSSIVQMECILGQLNPPTVNCQTGSRKSREEFSGTNTLEKTEEESEEGSEEETSSEEEGKTDCGPPTRMDAALVYKNSEELDSAKVTYPTGTEITFNCIASVPGERSTWKIICEDGVWIGRALNCLNTSCMFHNNEPNVVSFYNDLEIREETVEFPPGATIISRCVDIGKFVLVGSNVRSCIHSEWNATKPICYGLNQENDYAMEKSPTILFRHQNGPIAQSNDGKLIVYPGTTLHMECLWMRRFGNPKWNVSHEFRKYPEGWVTDENRDPQLEYRLSIFNAVEEDSGIYSCQTPARHEHAVEVVVKTINCPEIPTRRGLIMSTTDTKLSTKVVFSCANGNSLIGASEIICLPSSNWSAPLPVCESVECGDIPLLTSSNGTVPRVAVLSREVGGRASFSCPSGYGLRGSSESVCLPSGEWAQPFPTCVEVQCDNPGAPQNGYAQGSAPYRAGDVVQFNCNPEYMMQGQPIIACQDNGRWSGGLPKCVQACSYPGTAISGRMSSVKFYYAIGESITFTCDSGLILRGAKMLKCLRNGKWSNAIPTCVNAEATEDTPDRQLTKSGRSSKSN; encoded by the exons atgaAAAATCTCATTTGCTGGATTCTTCTCGCAGCCATATTGGTTCACAAGG GATTTTCCGTGACAAATATAACTGAGGCCCCAGACGATGAGGATGATGATGATTGGGATGACGAAGATGATTCGTCGGAGGCTGACGATGACGGGAGGGTGTACAAAAATCCACGAAATTCACCATCCACAGAATGCCCCCGTGATGAAGAACAAGCTACACTTCTCAAACAGAAATGCTTAAGAAAATGCTCTTCCGACGAAGATTGCAAGAGCAAGAAAAAGAAATGCCTCTGTGCAGGAGCATGTGGCATGTCCTGCATTAAACCTG atCGAGAATGTCCAGAATTAGAGAAGCCTGAATTAGGAGAGATTAATTATTCGGGACGCCTCTTCGGTTCACGGGCTACATACACTTGTCAACATGGATTCCATGTCGTTGGACTGCAGAGTCGACTATGTCTTGCCGATGGAACTTGGGCTGGAGAAGAACCGGCCTGCAAAAAGAATA TCTACTGTTTGACACCTCCAACGATTGAACATGCTCGTCACTCTGCCCTACCGGAACAGGCTACCTTTGACTTAGATGCTACAGTGCAGTACAACTGCCATATCGGATATGTTACCAATGGGTTTCCCCGTGCTAAGTGTCTTGCAATAGATGGACATGCCAATTGGTATGGTCCTGATATCTCATGTGAGC CTCAAAGTTGTGGTCAACCCCCCGATCCTCTAAATGGCTTCCATTCTGGCGAATGTTACACTTTTGGATGTTTAATCCGATATCACTGTAGCGAAGGATACGAATTGGTTGGAAAAGCTGAACGTCATTGCGATTCAAATGGTTCATGGACACCACAATTGGTGCCCAACTGCGTTT TGGTTACATCGGTTCAATGTCCTCCACCTGAGAATCCTAAGAATGGTCGCGCCATTTATACCAGTTGCTCTTACAACTCAATTTCGAGTTACGAATGTAAATATGGATACACACTGATTGGCGATAGCTCCAGAAGATGTGGTGCAGATAAAAAATGGTCTGGAACACTTCCAATTTGCAAAG AAATTAACTGTGAACACCCAGGAGTGCTCTATAATGGTTGGCTTGAAAATATAGAAACTGGAACAGGTTTAGGTGCCAGCATAATATTTAGATGCCAACCAGGAATGCTTCTCAAGGGACATTCTTCAACAGTTTGTCAGATAGATGGCCGCTGGAGATATCCAGTTCCTCAATGTTTAGCACCATGTGTTGTGCCCACCATATCTCAGGGTATAGTAAttcccaatgaaaatgaatatgATTTTAATGGAACGACACTAGCAACACCTGGAATTGGAAGCATATCCAAAGTACAGCACGGTACAATTCTCGAAGTGATGTGTGATGAACATTATGAATTTCCCATTTCTTCGCTTTCGCCGCCTATTTGCAATAATGGTACTTGGAGTGTAATTCCAAGATGTGTCCCTGCACGATGCAAGAATATGCCTAAACCACCTAAAAATGGGATGGTTCTTGCACCAAAAACTGAGCATGGCATGAAGGCGCGTTTCAAATGCAAAGACGGATTTAATTTAACGGGACCGGGTGGAAAAGAAATTACAGATCCTAATGAATATGTCTTGACGTGTTCATTTGGTAACTGGACTGGAATTACACCGGCTTGTCAGGAAGTATATTGCTCTTTCCCAGGTTATATATCCAATGGAAAAGTGCTCCTTGTAGGAAATATGGGGCTCTATGACTATAGGCCATATGTGCGAAAG ATCATTAACAACAAGCAAATTATGTATGATTGTGATAAAGGCTATGTCTTAAGTGAAGGTCCTGTAGGTGCAACGTGCATAGGGGGTCTTTGGCGTCCTACAGAATTACCAAG CTGTCTACTGGGTCAACACCCACGATTGCGATGGAACCGGAAACGTCGCTCAGCATCAATGTCATTTAAATACAATAGATATCTTAGCTGGGTTAAGGATTATCTCAATCGCCTTGCTTTTGATGACATTGAGAAGGGAAAAAATCGCTTCAACACAAAAAATGCTGAGAGAAAAGATATTTATCCTTTAACTTATTATCGAAATATCGATAATTACACATCACTTCCTGTTTTCCCTACTAGTCACACAAGAGAAAAGCGACAATTGTCTGATATAGAAAGAGCGTATTCTAAATACTATCAAAAGATCAAAGAGAAGtacaaaaattatgtaaaacatTTGTTGGGATATAGTAATGCAAAGCATTCCAATAATTCACTGCCCAACAGAAGTCGCACTACATCTAAAGATCGGATTCAAGGGCAAGACAGACACTGGCTAAATACTTACAATAATCCAGAAATGTGGTCAAGATACAGAGCTACTCATAAATCCCGTACTGGTGGGCATGAGAATATAAGTCAAGATGATAGTACTAAAGTCATAATTCCCGATATTAATGATAGTAGAGATTCGAGTGAAGAATTTCAATTAAAGGTAAATGAATTGTTAAACCAAGAGCCTGAATACCTTCCACCGAACAAACTCCGAAAATACGATCAAGAAGCATTAAAAAACTATCGACATAAATTGGAAGAAATTTCAAGCTTACAGCTTCACCATATTGTGAAAAATTCAACAGATTCTGATCTTCCCAGTAtaattgctcaattaaaatCTGAAATAGTACGAAAAAAACGAGCTATTCACGATGCACGAACTAATTTCACAAccgataaaatattaaatgatgAGCACGGAAATGATACCATAAGcggtaaaaaaaatcgtttaagGATACCATGTGAACCACTAACTCCGGAAATATTTTCAAGTATTGAAATTGTTCGACCAGGAAAGAATGATACTGTAGAGTACAGTTCTGGAACAATTGTAAAACTGTCTTGTCTCAAAGGTCAGCTAAACTTTCAAAATCCCAATTCAACTGCTAAATGTGTAAAAGGTCGCTGGAAACCGATAAAGCCAACGTGCATAACAA AACCCTGTACCATTCCTACGGCAGACAATGGTAATTATTTTGCTATAAATCCGAAAAGTCCTAAGGAAATCATCGGATCACTAAAACCATTTGAGGATGTGGAGAATGGACAAAGAGTTGTTTTCCGATGTTCACCTGGTTTTAATATACAG GGATCGCACAATTTGGGTTGCAATGACGGTGAATGGGATGCACCAGCTTTTCCAGAATGCATGGCTGCCCCATGTATTCTACCACAGCTTTCACATGCTGCTTATTTG GGTGGCTATAGAGCAGAACTAACAATCGCAAACGGCAGTTCCGTGTCAGTGCAATGTGAGAATAGTCCAGTAAGTTCAATTGTTCAAATGGAATGCATTCTTGGACAATTAAATCCACCAACCGTCAATTGTCAAACGGGCTCAAGAAAATCCCGTGAAGAATTTTCCGGTACAAATACTTTGGAAAAGACCGAAGAGGAATCTGAAGAAGGAAGTGAAGAAGAGACCAGTAGTGAagaagaaggaaaaactgaTTGTGGTCCACCAACAAGGATGGATGCAGCTTTAGTCTATAA AAATAGTGAAGAACTTGATAGCGCTAAAGTCACTTATCCAACTGGAACGGAAATTACGTTCAATTGTATTGCAAGTGTTCCTGGAGAAAGAAGTACatggaaaattatttgtgaggatGGCGTTTGGATTGGAAGGGCACTAAATTGCT TAAATACTTCATGCATGTTTCACAACAATGAACCAAATGTTGTAAGCTTCTACAATGACTTGGAAATACGCGAGGAAACAGTTGAATTTCCACCTGGAGCAACAATTATTTCTCG ATGTGTTGATATTGGTAAATTTGTGCTTGTGGGAAGCAATGTGCGAAGCTGTATTCACTCCGAGTGGAATGCAACCAAACCAATTTGCTATGGCTTAAATCAGGAGAATGATTATGCCA tgGAAAAATCACCTACTATATTATTCCGACACCAAAATGGTCCCATTGCTCAGAGCAATGATGGCAAGTTGATTGTATATCCCGGAACTACATTACATATGGAATGTCTGTGGATGAGACGCTTTGGCAATCCTAAGTGGAATGTTAGCCATGAATTCAGAAAATATCCAGAAGGATGGGTCACAGATGAAAATCGTGATCCGCAACTTGAATACAGATTGAGTATTTTTAATGCTGTCGAAGAGGATTCTGGAATTTATTCGTGTCAAACACCAGCCAGACATGAGCACGCCGTAGAGGTTGTAGTTAAG acaatAAATTGTCCAGAGATTCCGACAAGACGTGGTCTGATAATGAGTACCACAGACACAAAACTGAGTACAAAAGTCGTATTTTCGTGCGCTAATGGTAATTCATTGATTGGCGCATCGGAAATCATATGCTTGCCAAGCTCAAACTGGAGTGCTCCCCTACCAGTCTGTGAGA GTGTCGAATGTGGTGATATTCCACTGTTGACATCTTCCAACGGAACTGTACCACGCGTGGCCGTTTTATCTCGTGAGGTAGGCGGCCGTGCATCATTTTCCTGCCCCTCCGGTTATGGTTTACGCGGTTCTTCGGAATCCGTGTGCTTACCATCTGGAGAATGGGCTCAACCTTTTCCCACGTGTGTAG AAGTTCAATGCGATAACCCGGGAGCCCCCCAGAATGGTTATGCACAGGGTTCGGCGCCATATAGGGCCGGTGATGTTGTTCAATTTAATTGTAATCCTGAATATATGATGCAAGGACAGCCCATAATTGCATGCCAAGACAATGGACGGTGGTCCGGTGGATTGCCAAAAT GTGTACAAGCGTGCTCATATCCAGGAACGGCAATCAGTGGACGGATGTCAtcagtgaaattttattatgcCATTGGTGAGAGTATCACTTTCACATGTGATTCAGGATTAATTCTGCGCGGTGCAAAAATGCTAAAATGCCTTAGAAATGGAAAGTGGTCTAATGCAATACCCACTTGTGTGAATGCAGAGGCTACGGAAGATACACCTGACAGGCAATTGACTAAATCTGGGCGTAGTTCAAAGTCCAATTAA